A single Ziziphus jujuba cultivar Dongzao chromosome 11, ASM3175591v1 DNA region contains:
- the LOC107433792 gene encoding lycopene beta cyclase, chloroplastic/chromoplastic yields MDTLLKTHNKLEFLHPLHGFSERVSNYSNPSRLQNQELRFGPKKSHLKLGRTAFVKASSSALLELVPETKKENLEFELPLYDPSNGLVLDLAVVGGGPAGLAVAQQVSEAGLSVCSIDPSPKLIWPNNYGVWVDEFEAMDLLDCLDTTWSGAVVYIDDQTKKDLGRPYGRVNRKQLKSKMLQRCISNGVKFHQSKVVKVIHEESKSLLICNDGVTIQAAVVLDATGFSRCLVQYDKPYNPGYQVAYGILAEVEEHPFDVDKMVFMDWRDSHLNNNVGLKERNSRIPTFLYAMPFSSSRIFLEETSLVARPGLSFKDIQERMVARLKHLGINVKSIEEDEHCVIPMGGPLPVLPQRVVGIGGTAGMVHPSTGYMVARTLAAAPIVANSIVKYLGSDRSLPGNELSAQVWKDLWPIQRRRQREFFCFGMDILLKLDLEATRRFFDAFFDLEPRYWHGFLSSRLFLPELIFFGLSLFSHASNTSRIEIMAKGTLPLVNMINNLIRDRD; encoded by the coding sequence ATGGATACTTTACTGAAAACACATAATAAGCTTGAATTCTTGCACCCACTGCATGGGTTTTCAGAGAGAGTGAGCAATTATTCAAACCCTTCAAGGCTTCAAAATCAGGAGCTTAGATTTGGACCCAAGAAGTCTCATCTGAAATTGGGTAGGACTGCTTTTGTTAAGGCTAGTAGTAGTGCTCTTTTGGAGCTTGTGCCAGAGACCAAGAAGGAGAATCTTGAGTTTGAGCTTCCACTGTATGACCCGTCGAATGGTCTTGTGCTGGACCTTGCAGTTGTGGGAGGTGGTCCGGCGGGGCTGGCTGTGGCACAGCAAGTTTCTGAGGCAGGGCTCTCAGTTTGCTCGATTGATCCATCTCCCAAATTAATTTGGCCCAACAATTATGGCGTTTGGGTGGATGAGTTTGAGGCCATGGATTTGCTTGATTGCCTTGATACTACCTGGTCTGGTGCTGTTGTGTACATAGATGACCAAACCAAAAAGGATCTAGGTAGGCCTTATGGGAGGGTTAACAGGAAACAGCTCAAGTCAAAAATGCTACAAAGATGCATATCAAATGGTGTTAAGTTTCACCAATCTAAAGTTGTTAAAGTTATCCACGAGGAGTCCAAATCCCTTTTGATCTGTAATGATGGGGTGACAATTCAGGCTGCTGTGGTTCTTGATGCAACTGGTTTTTCCAGATGCCTTGTGCAGTATGACAAGCCATATAATCCAGGTTACCAAGTGGCTTATGGGATTTTGGCCGAGGTTGAAGAACACCCATTTGATGTAGATAAGATGGTTTTTATGGACTGGAGAGATTCACATCTGAATAATAATGTGGGGCTTAAAGAGAGAAATAGTAGAATTCCTACATTTCTCTATGCAATGCCCTTTTCATCCAGCAGAATATTTCTTGAAGAAACGTCCCTTGTAGCTCGGCCTGGACTATCTTTCAAAGATATTCAGGAAAGAATGGTGGCTAGATTAAAGCACTTGGGCATAAATGTTAAGAGCATTGAGGAGGATGAGCATTGTGTCATTCCAATGGGTGGTCCTCTCCCAGTTCTCCCTCAAAGAGTTGTTGGAATTGGTGGTACAGCTGGAATGGTGCACCCTTCTACTGGATATATGGTAGCGAGAACTTTGGCAGCGGCTCCTATTGTTGCAAATTCCATAGTTAAGTACCTAGGTTCTGATAGAAGTCTTCCAGGAAATGAACTGTCTGCACAAGTTTGGAAAGATTTATGGCCCATACAGAGGAGGCGACAAAGGGAGTTCTTCTGTTTTGGCATGGATATTCTGCTAAAGCTTGATTTGGAAGCCACACGGAGGTTTTTTGATGCTTTCTTTGATCTAGAACCCCGTTACTGGCATGGATTCCTATCGTCTCGGCTGTTTCTTCCTGAGCTTATATTTTTTGGGCTTTCACTATTCTCTCATGCATCTAATACTTCTAGGATAGAGATCATGGCAAAAGGAACTCTTCCTTTGGTAAACATGATCAACAACTTGATACGGGATAGAGATTAG
- the LOC107433786 gene encoding uncharacterized protein LOC107433786, with translation MGSKSEDFSVLVLASDLGIDARPFLSNREGEVEESQENWHDCPQYLSSDEDFSDLELLQFFRLQGYDKSGNVIVRIVGKYFPAPVVSGERLKRYICHKLCSELPEGPFCIVYMHSTVQKEDNSPGITILRWIYEELPTDLKDRLQVVYFIHPGLRSRLAIATLGRFFLSGGFYWKIRYISRLQYLWDYVKKGDIEIPEFVKDHDDVLEHRPLTDYGIEPDPLQLTEAPATAYSFGRYEEKWAARDYMS, from the exons ATGGGAAGCAAGTCTGAAGATTTCTCAGTGTTGGTATTGGCATCGGATCTGGGCATAGACGCAAGGCCCTTCTTGTCTAACCGAGAAGGAGAGGTTGAAGAATCCCAAGAGAACTGGCATGACTGTCCTCAGTATCTCTCTTCCGACGAAGATTTCTCCGATCTCGAGCTCTTGCAGTTCTTTCGCCTCCAGGGCTACGACAAGTCTGGAAACGTTATTGTCCGCATCGTAGGAAAGTACTTTCCTG CTCCAGTTGTGAGTGGGGAACGTCTGAAGAGGTATATTTGCCACAAATTATGCAGTGAATTGCCAGAAGGGCCGTTCTGCATTGTTTACATGCATAGTACTGTCCAAAAGGAGGATAATTCCCCTGGAATTACTATCTTGAGGTGGATTTATGAAGAACTTCCCACTGATCTCAAAGACAGGCTTCAAGTAGTGTATTTTATTCACCCTGGACTTCGCTCAAGGCTTGCTATTGCCACTCTTGGCCGCTTCTTCTTAAGTGGAGG GTTCTATTGGAAGATCAGATACATAAGCCGTTTGCAGTACCTTTGGGACTATGTGAAGAAGGGAGATATTGAGATTCCAGAATTCGTGAAAGATCACGATGATGTTCTGGAGCATAGACCACTAACAGATTATGGTATTGAACCAGACCCTTTACAGTTGACTGAGGCTCCAGCCACTGCATACTCATTTGGGAGGTACGAAGAGAAATGGGCAGCAAGGGACTATATGTCCTAG